Proteins encoded by one window of Leopardus geoffroyi isolate Oge1 chromosome X, O.geoffroyi_Oge1_pat1.0, whole genome shotgun sequence:
- the ARL13A gene encoding ADP-ribosylation factor-like protein 13A, giving the protein MFQLLTSCWSQLKTAEETQRNVTIIIIGLDNSGKTVLVEAFQRLLPSRMNNCMKSELTTLLLHEYEVSIYDLSGDMKGQETWPNYYAQAHGLVFVLDSSDLGRMQEVKIILTRLLSDKRVAGKPILLMANKQDKKDTLLPCDIIEYLFLERLVNDNKSLCRVEPCSVTKNLQRGNHQPIIEGLHWLLAAIGDKYEELCTRQQPLPSSIPTSKGTRSSGERPSSDRY; this is encoded by the exons gAATGTGACCATCATTATCATTGGATTAGACAACTCAGGCAAAACCGTTCTTGTGGAGGCTTTCCAAAGAC TACTTCCAAGTAGGATGAACAATTGTATGAAATCTGAATTGACTACACTCCTACTGCATGAGTATGAAGTTTCCATCTATGACTTGAGTGGAGACATGAAGGGCCAAGAAACCTGGCCGAACTACTATGCACAGGCACACGGACTTGTTTTTGTCCTGGATTCCAGTGACTTGGGACGCATGCAGGAAGTGAAGATCATCTTAACGCGTCTGCTGTCTGATAAAAGAGTGGCAGGGAAACCTATCCTACT CATGGCAAACAAACAGGACAAGAAGGATACCCTCCTACCCTGTGATATTATTGAATATCTATTCCTAGAAAGGCTAGTGAATGATAACAAGTCCCTGTGCCGAGTG GAACCCTGTTCAGTCACCAAAAATCTCCAAAGAGGGAACCATCAGCCCATAATTGAAGGGCTGCACTGGCTATTAGCTGCCATTGGGGATAAATATGAAGAGCTGTGTACTCGCCAACAGCCACTCCCCTCAAGCATCCCAACCTCCAAGGGCACCAGAAGCTCTGGGGAAAGACCCTCATCAGACAGGTACTGA